Part of the Bacteroidales bacterium genome is shown below.
CTATACGCTCTACGCTATACGCTTTACGCTTTACGCTCTACGCTCTACCCCTCCTATGTTTCTACTAACTAAATTTCTTGCTCCATAAACCCCTGATCCTTCAATACCTGCAACAGGACCTTTGAGAAATGGATATTATCGGCTTTTTTATACCTGACATCGGCAAATACCTGAGCCAGAGTCTCTTTATTGTTCTCATTTACAAACTGTTGCGAATCCGGTCTGTTCTCCTTCTCCTTGTAGAACCTCACAATATCACTTTCTGAATAATCGCTGTAAACCTCGTTATGGATTACAGCTTCCAGAGGCAATCTGTCAACTTGTTCAGGGATCTCCGAAGGCCAGCCAAGTGTAAGTGTTGTGACCGGAACAACTCCTTTTGGCAGCTTAAGCACTTCAATCAGCTTATGCGCCATATAAGTTGTTGTACCAAGGTAACAAATACCCAATCCTTTCGATTCAGCTGCAATTGAGACAGTCTGTGCAACGAGAAGGGCATCTATAGCAGCTGTAATAAATGACAGGAAATTATCATAGCCCGGCTCAGCTTTCCTCAGTTTACACCATTTATTAAACCTGTTAAAATCTGCACAGAATGTAAGTACAACCGGTGCCTCAATAATCATCTTCTGATTAAAATGGAGCGGAGAGAGATCCTTCTTCCGTTCAATATCTCTTGTTACGATTATGCTGTATAGCTGCATATTTCCGGTGGTAGAGGACCTGCAACCCATGGCAAGTATTTCATTCAGAAGCGCATCACTTACAATTTCTGATGAATATTTTCTTATTGTACGGCGGTTGAGTAATAAGTCTGAAATTTCTTTCATTTTGATATGTTGTATAATATGTCACAAAGTAAGCAAATTCAGAAGGAATCTGAAGATTATATGAGAAGGTTTTTCTTACCTTAGCCTGACTCTTAAAAATCAAAACTATAAACAAATATAACTATGAAAAAAAACCTTTTCGTTACGTTTATTCTAGGATTCCTGCTGATTACATGTCCGGGAATGGCTCAGAAAAAAAAGGAGACAACCAAAGAGCCTGAGAAAAAAGAAGCTGGATTAACTTCTTCTACTTTTGGAGGCTTATCTTTCAGAAGTATAGGGCCGGCCTGGTGCTCGGGAAGAATCTCTGACTTTGCCGTGAATCCTTTAAATCATTCAGAAATATATGTTGGAGTTTCAGCCGGTAATATATGGAAGACCACAAACAACGGCACAACATGGTCGCCAATTTTTGACAAATACGGCGCATATGCAATAGGATGCCTCAAGATGGATCCGGAAAATCCGTCTGTGATCTGGGCCGGCACTGGTGAAAACACACATCAGCGCCAGCTAGGTTATGGTGACGGTATTTACAAATCTGAAGACGGAGGTGCCAGCTGGAAAAATATGGGTCTCAAGGAATCAAGACAGATCGGCATGATTGAGATTGATCCGCGAAACACCGATATTGTATATGTTGCAGCTGAAGGTTCCATCTGGGCACCTGGTGGTGAACGTGGTCTTTATAAAACAACTGATGGCGGAAAAACCTGGACCAAAGTACTTGATGTAAGTGAAAATACAGGTATAAACAATGTTGTAATGGATCCAAGAAATCCGGATATACTCTATGCAACTTCCGAACAGAGAAGACGCCATATATATACCAAAATAGGCGGCGGGCCGGAATCTGCTGTCTATAAATCAAAGGATGCGGGAAAAACATGGGACAAAATTATGAGTGGTTTGCCATCGGGTCATATAGGCGGAATGGGAATTGCAATTTCACCTGTCAATCCTGACGTGATTTACCTGATCATGGAAGCAGCCGGCGAATCAAGCGGATTTTACAGAACAACAAACCGTGGAGCTTCGTGGGAAAAGATGAGTTCATACGCATCGAGCGGACAATATTATAATGAGATCTATTGTGATCCAAAGGATGTCGACAAAGTTTATAGCATGGAGACAACTTCGAAGGTTACACTTGATGGAGGAAAGACATGGAATAATGTTGGCAACAACGGACGGCATGTTGATGATCACGCATTATGGATAGATCCTTCCGACACAAAACATCTATATATAGGCGGCGATGGTGGTGTTTACGAGACCTTTGATGAAGGCAAGAATTTCATATTCAAATCGAACCTTCCTGTAACACAATTCTACAGGGTTGCAGTTGACAACGCCTTCCCTTTCTATAATGTTTATGGCGGCACCCAGGATAATAACTCAATGGGCGGTCCATCAAGAAATATAAACAGAGACGGAGTTGTGAATGCTGACTGGAAAGTGACTGTAGGAGGTGATGGATTCTGGGTAGCAATCGATCCTGTTGATGAAAACATTGTATACACTGAATCTCAGTACGGAAACGCTGCTCTATGGGATAAGAAAAGTGAAGAATCGGTCAGCATCAGACCTGTTCCGCGTAAAGGAGAAAAAACTTACCGCTGGTTCTGGGATACCCCTATCGTAATAAGTCCTCACCAGAGAGAAAGAATCTACATGGCTGCCAACAAGGTATTCAGAAGCGACAACCGCGGAAGAAGCTGGGAAGTAATTTCAGAAGATATAACAAGGAATGAAGACAGAAACCAGTTTAAGGTAATGGGTAAATACTGGAGCGTTGATGCAGTAGCTAAAGATGTTTCAACGTCATTATGGGGATTAGTGGTAGCCCTGGCGGAATCAAAGGTTAAAAAAGATCTACTCTATGCAGGAACTGATGATGGTGTAATTGCTGTTACTGAAGATGGAGGAAAGAACTGGACAAGAGTGACTACGTTCCCCGGAATTCCGGAATATACTTTTGTGAGCGATATCCTGCCCGATAAATTCAACGAAAATATTGTCTATGCTTCATTCAATAACATGATGAGTGACGATTTTAAACCTTATATACTCAAGAGTTCCGACAAAGGAAAAACATGGACAGCCATTACAAATAAGCTTCCTGCAAATGGAACAATTCATGCAATAGAACAGGACAATGTTAATCCTAACCTGCTCTTTGCAGGATCTGAATTTGGATTCTATTTCTCTGTAGATGGCGGAAATGAATGGATTGAATTCAAATCAGGATTGCCAACAATAGCCGTTAGAGATATAGCACTTCAGGAACGTGAAAGTGACCTGGTTCTCGGCACTTTTGGCAGAGGATTTTATGTACTGGATGATTATACACCGATTCGCAATTACAAAAAAGAGATCCTTGATAAAGACGGATATATCTTCCCTGTAAGTGATGCCAAAATGTATATACAATCAAGTGGTTTTGACAATCAGGGATCTACCTATTTCAAGTCTCCAAATCCTGAATTCGGTGCAACTTTTACATATTTCGTAAAGGAAGTTCCAAAAACTGCCAAAGCCATCAGACAGGAAAAAGAGAAAGCTCTGTTTGAAAAAGGGGAGCCTATTCCGCAACCTTCAATCGCAGAACTTGATGCTGAATCAAAAGAGACAAAACCCTATCTCATATTTACCATAACGGATGAGAGCAATAACATTGTAAAACGCATCTACAAATCAGCTTCAAAAGGAGTCAGCAGAACAACATGGAACTTTACGTATGAGAGTAATTCACCCGTTACAACAACTAAATTCGAGCCTGTTCCAACAGGTGGAGGAAGAAGGGGCGGCGGAGGCATTCAGGCAATGCCGGGAACATATAAAGTTTCTATGTCACTGGTGGCCAAGGGGGAAACAAAAGAACTCTCAGGACCAGTTCCCTTTGTATGCAAACCCCTAAACCTTGCTACATTCACTGCAACGGACCTGAAAGGAAAGTATGCATGGATTAAGGAAGCATCTGAATTTTCGAGAACCATGTACGGCACAATCAGCTATACCGGGGAACTTACAAACAAAGTAAATGCAATGATGCAGGCAATTCATCAGACACCTTCTGCACCTGCAGGTTTGATGAAAGAGGCAGAGAGAATAAATAAGGAGTTAAACGATATTCAGTTCATCTTCAGTGGTCCTCAGGCTAAGGCAAGCCAGGAAGAGATTCCACCTGTTGATATGGCGCTTTCTGACAGGCTGAGTGAAATGGCAAATGCCAGCTATGGAACAAGTGGTGATATCAGTATCATTGCAAAAGAACAGCTCGACATACTAAAGGCTGAATTTCCGCCAATTCTGGCCAGGGTGAAAAAGGCCGGTGATGACCTGCTGAAACTTGACAAAGAGCTTGACGCTGTTAAAGCACCATGGACACCAGGCAGAGTACCTGCTCTTTAGTTGAAAAGCAGGAATAAGTAATCTTGCTTTTTTGAATAAACTTTTTTATACTTGTTAAGGAAATAAAAGTCGGAAGACGGAAGACAGAAGACGGAAGTAAAAAACCAGTTTCTTCTGTCTCCGGTCTCCGGTCTTCGGTCTTCTAACCGATTAAAATACATTCATATTAGAAACGTTAAAATATTGAACTATGAGTAGACCAGTAACACTTTTTACAGGACAATGGGCAGATCTGCCATTTGAAACTGTTTGTCAGAAAGCCAAATCATTTGGTTATGACGGTTTGGAGATCGCCTGCTGGGGCGATCATTTCGAAGTTAACAAAGCTGATGAAGCTTATTGCCGCAAGAAAAAAGAGACACTTGCGAAATATGGCCTGAAAGTATTCGCAATTTCCAACCACCTTGTTGGGCAAGCTGTATGTGACCTGATAGATGAGCGTCACAAGAGCATTCTTCCTGCTTATATCTGGGGTGATGGCAATCCTGAAGGTGTTCGTCAGAGAGCAGCAAAGGAAATGATCAGCACTGCTGAAGCTGCCAAAAGGCTTGGAGTTGATACTGTTAATGGTTTCACAGGTAGTCCGATCTGGCACCTGATATATTCTTTTCCACCTGTTACCCAGGCAATGCTAGATAAAGGATATGCTGACTTTGCTTCACGCTGGATTCCTATTCTTGACAAATACCATGAACTGGGCATTCATTTTGGACTTGAAGTTCATCCAACTGAGATTGCATTCGATATCGCATCAGCACACAGGACGCTGAAGGCAGTAAACAATCATCCCAATTTCGGATTTAATTTCGACCCCTCACACCTTGGTTATCAGGGAGTTGACTATGTAGCGTTTATCAGAACGTTTGCAGATAAGATTTTCCATGTTCATATGAAGGATGCAGGCTGGTCAAAGGTACCTGTTGAAGCGGGTGTTTTCGGCGGACATACAGAATTCGGAACAAGGGGCCGCTACTGGGATTTCAGAAGCCTTGGACACGGCAATGTAAATTTTGAGGAGATCATAAGGGAACTTAACAGGATAGGCTATAAAGGTCCTTTATCTGTTGAGTGGGAAGACAGCGGAATGGACAGGGAGTTTGGAGCTAAGGAGGCATGCGAATTTGTTCGCAAAGTAGATTTCCCATCTTCAAATATTGCATTTGATGCAGCTTTTGAGAAAAAATAGGTGAAAATAAATCTGAAGACCAATTCCCTTTACTAACCATAACCTTAAAAAGCAAAATGGAGACTGTCAAGAAAACCCAGCTATTCAATGCAAGTTGTGTTGCATTGGTTGTTACAGCACTGGCCTTTGCCACAAGAGGATCATTCGTGGAAGCATGGGCAACCGAATTTAACCTTACACATGTTGAGGTGGGATGGATTGTTGGTACTGCCTTCTGGGGCTTTACACTTGCGATGGTTTTTGGCGGACCGCTCGTTGATATTATAGGCATCGGAAGGATTATCGCAATAGCATTTTTCTGTCATGTTGCAGGCATTGTGCTTACAATTATAGCAACCGGATTCTGGTCGCTGTTTATTTCGACCCTATTAATCGGCATTGCCAACGGAAGTGTTGAAGCTGCATGTAACCCGCTGATAACAAGCATGTACACTGAGGAAAAAACCCGCCGGTTAAACCGTTTTCATGCATGGTTCCCCACAGGTATTGTAATAGGAGGACTTGCTGTATATATCTTTAATAAAGCGGGACTTGCAGACTGGAGATATGCTATGGGAATTATGCTTCTTCCAACTTTTGCATACGGTTATATGTTCCTGAATAAGAAGTTTCCGCAGACAGAGCGTGTTGTATCAGGATTTTCATATAAGGATATGCTGAAGGCATGTGTTAGTCCGCTGTTTATATTCATGGCATTAAGCATGATCCTAACAGCAGGTACCGAACTTGGAACAAATCAATGGATTGCTGCCCTTCTTGCAAATGTATCGAGCAACCCTATCCTGCTTCTTGTATGGATCTCAGGTATCATGGCACTGGCCCGTCAGTTTGGAGGGACATTAATTCATAATATGAAATCGACTGTTGTGTTATTGACATCATCAGTATTGGCATTCATTGGCTGTATATTAATGGGATATACCAGCGGAGCAATGGTATTTGCTTCAGCAGGTATTTTTGCACTTGGAGTGGCATTTTTCTGGCCCTCCATGCTCGGTTTTGTTTCAGAGAACATACCTCAGAGCGGTGCATTAGGACTTGCAATTATGGGTGGTATCGGATTTCTCGGAGGAGCAATTGCACAACCCGTTCTTGGAGCAATATTTGACGCTCAGACATTAGCAGCTATACCAGCAGGTGAGGCTGTTGAAACATTGAAAGCTGCAGCTGCAGGAACACAGGAAGCTGCAACCTGGGCTGCAGCACAGCTCACAGGCGGATCTCATACACTCAGGCTTGTGGCATTTGTTCCTGCAGTTCTGATTGTTTCATTTACTTTCCTGCATATCTGGAAGAGGAAGCATGTATAAAACCTATTAGCCCCCCATCCCCCCTGAAGGGGGGCTAATTAAAAATACGAATTTAAGCCCCCTTTAGGGGGTTGGGGGCAAAAAATAAAGGGCGTACTATTAATATTTGTCTCAATTGCCGTCAGTTTTAACTGACGGATTTAAAAAATAAAAATTAAAATCATGAAGAAGATAAAAATGGGAATGATAGGCGGTGGAATCGGTGCATTTATTGGTGATGCACACCGCCGGGCATCCAGGATATGTAATGATTATGAACTCGTTGGCGGAGTATTTGATGTCGATTATGAAAAGAGCAAACAGTTTGCCAAAGCCGAGGGGATAGCGCCTGAGAGATGCTACGAAAGCGTTGACGCACTCATAAAGGCTGAAAAAGCTTTGCCTGCAGATAAGCGCATGGAAGTTGTTTCAATTGTTACTCCGAATGCGCTTCATTTTCCTTTTGCTAAAAGCCTTCTTAATGCCGGATTTCATCTGGTTTGCGAAAAACCGATGACTATGACTGTTGAAGAGGCAGTGGAACTGGAAGAACTTGTAAAGAAAACTAAACTCACTTTTGCCCTTACTCACACTTACACAGGTTATCCTATGGTAAGACAGATGAGGGATCTTATAGCAAAAGGGGTTCTTGGAACAATCCAGCGAATTGATGCTCAGTATTATCAGGGCTGGATCAACTCAATAATACATGGAACAGGAAGCAGGATTACCGGTGTCTGGAGACTTGATCCTAAACATGCAGGCGCAAGCAGCTGTATGGGAGATATTGGTGTGCATGCCTTCAACCTTATTGAATATACTACCGGACTTGAAATTAAGGAAGTCCTCTCCGATCTTAGTCCGGTTAAAGAAGGAATAGCTCTTGACCTTGATGGGACTGTTCTTTTACGTTTCGGTGATAAATTGAAAGGTGTGATAAGAGCCAGCCAGGTTTGCGGCGGGGAAGAGAATTGTATAACTATTGCGGTATACGGATCAAAAGCCAGCCTTAAATGGGCACAGGAAAACCCGAACTACCTCTATATGCTGAGTGACTCTGAACCAACAAAGGTTTTTAAACCTGCACATGGATACAACGAGCAGCTGGCTGAGGCAAGCCACACAATGCCTTCGGGTCATCCGGAAGGTATTTACGAAGCACTGGCAAACATATACAAGGGTGCAGCCAAATCTATCAGAGGCGAGAAATTCAATCCCGGTGAATTCCCGACTGTTCACGACGGAGTGAGAGGAATGAAGTTTATTCATTCAGTTGTCAAGTCAAATAAGGATGGAAATATCTGGTTGAAGGTATAAGATTTATATTTTTCCTCGAAAGGGCGCAAAGACGAAAGGGAAACCCTTTGCGACTTTGCCCCTCTGGGAGATAAAGAACTTTATACATTGTCAACAATCCTGCCACCTTTATAAAAACAACATTGAAATTGATTAATAATCCAAGCTTAATGCCCGTAATTTTTAAATAGGTAAGTAATTGTTTGGGATGAACCGGAGCTATTGACTCAACTGATTTAATCTCAATAATTACCTTGTTTTCAACAATCAAATCAGCCCTAAAACCTAATTCCATCATATTATCTTCCCAAAAAACCGGTATTCCTTTCTGCCGTTCAACAAAAAAACCTTTTTTTCTGAGCTCAAAAACAAAATTTCCTCATAGACTGATTCCAACAAACCAGGTCCGAGCTTAATATGGATTTGGTAGGCAAGATCAACTAAAATTTTTGATAATTCATTTTCAGTCATCGGTAATATAATTGCTCGCAAAGGCGCCAAGACGCAAAGAGACGATTTTGCGGCTCTGCAACTTAGTGAGAGATAAAGTCTATATCACAAATAATAGAAGCAGCGAAAATCAAATTTACTAAAATTCGATCGAATTAAATAATAATTAGATTTTTTCTTAGCGTCTCTGCGACTTAGCGAGGAAATTATTTTTTATCAGGATTAAGCCAGATTACCTTCTGTTCCGGATTATGCGGCTGTCCAATAATATCCTTGTAGAGATCAGGACGTCTGGCTTTTGTGTATCTGTAACCACCTGATAGCATAAGTTTTTCAGGAGTAAGCACTGCTGATACATATTCATCGCCAAGATCCCGGCATTCGGCAACTATATCACCAAAAGGATCGATTATCATAGAACATCCATTCTTAAGCTGATCATCATCCATACCTATGGGATTGGAGAAAACCACATAAATACCGTTATCATAAGCCCTTGAAGGCAGCCACTTCATAAGCCACTCCCGCCCTTTCGGTCCATCAAACTCTGACCTTAATGCTTCACGATCTTTATCTCTGTTTTTCCATAATTCAGGATCTACGAATCCTGCACCAGGCCTTGTTGATGGAGTACACATTGTAACATGTGGCATGAAAATTATCTGTGCACCTAATAGTGATGTAGCCCTCACATTTTCAATTATATTATTGTCGTAGCAAATAAGGATACCGCACTTCCAGCCAGAGATTTCGAATACACAATAACTATCGCCCGGTGTGAGATATGGATTAATAAACGGATGAAGCTTATGATACTTAGCTATCAGGCCTTCCTTCCCGACGCAAACATAAGTTTTATAGATTTTGTCATCACTGTCCTTTTCAAACAGTCCGGCCAGAACAATTATGTTGTATTTCGAAGCGATCTGAATTAATCTGGCAATACTTGGTCCGTCAGGGACAAATTCAGCCAGGTCCAGCATCTCCTCACGTGAAAGATTTCTGGCAAACGTATAACCGGTCACCGAGCATTCATGAAAAGCTATCACAGCAGAGCCACTATCAGCAGCCTGTGCAGAAAGCTTTTCAATTCTTGACAGGTTGTATACCTTATCACCACTCCTGTTCTCAAACTGAGCAGTCGAAATCTGAAGATTATTCATTGTATCAGCCTCTCCAATGGCTGTAGTGCACAATTAACTATTTTTTCTTTTTCAGAAGGAAGAATCCAGCTCCTGCTACAACAATAACTGCACCTGCAATAATAGCAATTGTTGCCCCGCTACCTTTTTTATCGCTTGCCTTATCGTCTTCGGTAGCATAATAAAATGTCGGTTTGGCCTCTGTATCCATGTTAACAGTATCTTTCTTGGGAGCAGGCTGCTCCTGAGCATTTGCTGTATTCAAACCACCAATAACGAGAAGAGATAACATCGAGAATACTAAAACTGATTTTTTCATTTTTAACTATTTATATTAATTAATTGAGTTAGCCTGATCATCATACTTCCTGGCAATTTCCGGATTGGTTTTTCTGTAAGTATCAGCAAGGGCTGAAATTGCAGGTTTAAACCTCGGACTCAGAGTCAGACAGGTTCTTAGCAGTGACCTTGCTCTCATTATATCACTTGTACTAATCAATTCTGCCAAACTTACATATGCTTCAAAGTACTTCCTGTTAACTTCGATAACTCTTTCATAGAATCTGATAGCCTCTTCATTCCTGCTGTTTACCCTGGCAATATTTCCCAGATACATAAGGATAGGTTCAAAATCAGGATTGAGTTCCAGCCCCTTTTTCAATACTGAGTCTGCTTTCAGAAACTGTCCATCATTATACAAAGCAGCTGCAAAATTATAAAAAATCATTTCATCACCACTATTAACAGAAATAACGTTTTTGTAGAAATTGACAGCCTCCTTATATCTGCCTTCTGATAACGCTATGTAACCCAAAAAATCATCTTTCGACTTTCTTTCGAGCACTGCACAAATTGGAACTTCATCCTTATAAATAATATGTTTAGCATTATCGGGCGGCCAGATCTTCTTATCAAGCTGATATGGCGATATATACCTGTTTACTACAATGGCATAATCCCAGTCGGTAAGACTTCTTTCCTCATTTCTGAAATAAGAGGTTTCAACCTCCGGACTATTTCTGAATTGCCATTTTACTGAATAAGTGGCTTTCACTTTTACCGGACCCTGAATGTCCTTTTCTTTGAGATAATTGATCAGCCAATCAGAAGCCTCTGTCTGGCTTACATAATAATAATCTGTTTCATATTCTGAGAATGCGCCCTTCAATCCACCTGCAAACTGATTATAGTACAGGTAATAGTATGGATGATTTTTTATCATGAATTTTACAGGATGAACTGAAAGTACAGCAATCAATACAATAGCTCCCCCGAAATAGAATTTCGTCTTTGCTTTTTCAAAAAAATAATGAAATCCTGTAGCCGCCAGCAAGACTATAGGAGGGTATAGAAAAAGGAACTGCCTCCAGGAGCTGTAAAGATTTGACTTTTCGTAAATTACAAATATTAGAGGGAAAAGCACTGTAAAAACTATCAGTCCAAATTGTAAGGTTTTTCCCTGTCTGATAATTGCCCGGCAAAATCCTGCAAAAAGGGCCAGTCCAGCCATAACAAGAAATGGTATTGTAATTGCCATCGATTTGGGAATATAATACCATGGCATAAAGTCGGACCACTCAACTTTTCCTTCAAAGATCTGGCGGAAAGTAAGAGGATAATGAGCCATTACCTTGTAAGACTCAAATACATTCTTCAAGGGATTCTGGAGTGCATAAGGCCATAACAAAATACTCAGAAAAAAGGCGGTAACAGAGATGCCTGTTATCCAGAGTAATTTTGTTCTGATCTCAACAAAATCAATCTTTCTTTCTC
Proteins encoded:
- a CDS encoding MFS transporter, whose amino-acid sequence is METVKKTQLFNASCVALVVTALAFATRGSFVEAWATEFNLTHVEVGWIVGTAFWGFTLAMVFGGPLVDIIGIGRIIAIAFFCHVAGIVLTIIATGFWSLFISTLLIGIANGSVEAACNPLITSMYTEEKTRRLNRFHAWFPTGIVIGGLAVYIFNKAGLADWRYAMGIMLLPTFAYGYMFLNKKFPQTERVVSGFSYKDMLKACVSPLFIFMALSMILTAGTELGTNQWIAALLANVSSNPILLLVWISGIMALARQFGGTLIHNMKSTVVLLTSSVLAFIGCILMGYTSGAMVFASAGIFALGVAFFWPSMLGFVSENIPQSGALGLAIMGGIGFLGGAIAQPVLGAIFDAQTLAAIPAGEAVETLKAAAAGTQEAATWAAAQLTGGSHTLRLVAFVPAVLIVSFTFLHIWKRKHV
- a CDS encoding glycosyl hydrolase, with protein sequence MKKNLFVTFILGFLLITCPGMAQKKKETTKEPEKKEAGLTSSTFGGLSFRSIGPAWCSGRISDFAVNPLNHSEIYVGVSAGNIWKTTNNGTTWSPIFDKYGAYAIGCLKMDPENPSVIWAGTGENTHQRQLGYGDGIYKSEDGGASWKNMGLKESRQIGMIEIDPRNTDIVYVAAEGSIWAPGGERGLYKTTDGGKTWTKVLDVSENTGINNVVMDPRNPDILYATSEQRRRHIYTKIGGGPESAVYKSKDAGKTWDKIMSGLPSGHIGGMGIAISPVNPDVIYLIMEAAGESSGFYRTTNRGASWEKMSSYASSGQYYNEIYCDPKDVDKVYSMETTSKVTLDGGKTWNNVGNNGRHVDDHALWIDPSDTKHLYIGGDGGVYETFDEGKNFIFKSNLPVTQFYRVAVDNAFPFYNVYGGTQDNNSMGGPSRNINRDGVVNADWKVTVGGDGFWVAIDPVDENIVYTESQYGNAALWDKKSEESVSIRPVPRKGEKTYRWFWDTPIVISPHQRERIYMAANKVFRSDNRGRSWEVISEDITRNEDRNQFKVMGKYWSVDAVAKDVSTSLWGLVVALAESKVKKDLLYAGTDDGVIAVTEDGGKNWTRVTTFPGIPEYTFVSDILPDKFNENIVYASFNNMMSDDFKPYILKSSDKGKTWTAITNKLPANGTIHAIEQDNVNPNLLFAGSEFGFYFSVDGGNEWIEFKSGLPTIAVRDIALQERESDLVLGTFGRGFYVLDDYTPIRNYKKEILDKDGYIFPVSDAKMYIQSSGFDNQGSTYFKSPNPEFGATFTYFVKEVPKTAKAIRQEKEKALFEKGEPIPQPSIAELDAESKETKPYLIFTITDESNNIVKRIYKSASKGVSRTTWNFTYESNSPVTTTKFEPVPTGGGRRGGGGIQAMPGTYKVSMSLVAKGETKELSGPVPFVCKPLNLATFTATDLKGKYAWIKEASEFSRTMYGTISYTGELTNKVNAMMQAIHQTPSAPAGLMKEAERINKELNDIQFIFSGPQAKASQEEIPPVDMALSDRLSEMANASYGTSGDISIIAKEQLDILKAEFPPILARVKKAGDDLLKLDKELDAVKAPWTPGRVPAL
- a CDS encoding nitroreductase family protein → MKEISDLLLNRRTIRKYSSEIVSDALLNEILAMGCRSSTTGNMQLYSIIVTRDIERKKDLSPLHFNQKMIIEAPVVLTFCADFNRFNKWCKLRKAEPGYDNFLSFITAAIDALLVAQTVSIAAESKGLGICYLGTTTYMAHKLIEVLKLPKGVVPVTTLTLGWPSEIPEQVDRLPLEAVIHNEVYSDYSESDIVRFYKEKENRPDSQQFVNENNKETLAQVFADVRYKKADNIHFSKVLLQVLKDQGFMEQEI
- a CDS encoding Gfo/Idh/MocA family oxidoreductase, which codes for MMKKIKMGMIGGGIGAFIGDAHRRASRICNDYELVGGVFDVDYEKSKQFAKAEGIAPERCYESVDALIKAEKALPADKRMEVVSIVTPNALHFPFAKSLLNAGFHLVCEKPMTMTVEEAVELEELVKKTKLTFALTHTYTGYPMVRQMRDLIAKGVLGTIQRIDAQYYQGWINSIIHGTGSRITGVWRLDPKHAGASSCMGDIGVHAFNLIEYTTGLEIKEVLSDLSPVKEGIALDLDGTVLLRFGDKLKGVIRASQVCGGEENCITIAVYGSKASLKWAQENPNYLYMLSDSEPTKVFKPAHGYNEQLAEASHTMPSGHPEGIYEALANIYKGAAKSIRGEKFNPGEFPTVHDGVRGMKFIHSVVKSNKDGNIWLKV
- a CDS encoding sugar phosphate isomerase/epimerase; this encodes MSRPVTLFTGQWADLPFETVCQKAKSFGYDGLEIACWGDHFEVNKADEAYCRKKKETLAKYGLKVFAISNHLVGQAVCDLIDERHKSILPAYIWGDGNPEGVRQRAAKEMISTAEAAKRLGVDTVNGFTGSPIWHLIYSFPPVTQAMLDKGYADFASRWIPILDKYHELGIHFGLEVHPTEIAFDIASAHRTLKAVNNHPNFGFNFDPSHLGYQGVDYVAFIRTFADKIFHVHMKDAGWSKVPVEAGVFGGHTEFGTRGRYWDFRSLGHGNVNFEEIIRELNRIGYKGPLSVEWEDSGMDREFGAKEACEFVRKVDFPSSNIAFDAAFEKK
- a CDS encoding tetratricopeptide repeat protein, which codes for MKESRLKHIFWSSSAVLLIVMLLTSRHAGISCDEVLHYDHSVAVYKYFASHGEDKSALNTPVTYLKYYGQSYDNVVTIISEWFDIDDVYLFRHVMSTLAGWITIIITSLFAIWLTGYRAGILVLILFAVSPTFLGHSQNNLKDVPFALGYIASIFFTLKLLLSGKKAPLSIIILLTASIAFALSIRAGGLLMICYLFLFFFIYYFSVFIRERKIDFVEIRTKLLWITGISVTAFFLSILLWPYALQNPLKNVFESYKVMAHYPLTFRQIFEGKVEWSDFMPWYYIPKSMAITIPFLVMAGLALFAGFCRAIIRQGKTLQFGLIVFTVLFPLIFVIYEKSNLYSSWRQFLFLYPPIVLLAATGFHYFFEKAKTKFYFGGAIVLIAVLSVHPVKFMIKNHPYYYLYYNQFAGGLKGAFSEYETDYYYVSQTEASDWLINYLKEKDIQGPVKVKATYSVKWQFRNSPEVETSYFRNEERSLTDWDYAIVVNRYISPYQLDKKIWPPDNAKHIIYKDEVPICAVLERKSKDDFLGYIALSEGRYKEAVNFYKNVISVNSGDEMIFYNFAAALYNDGQFLKADSVLKKGLELNPDFEPILMYLGNIARVNSRNEEAIRFYERVIEVNRKYFEAYVSLAELISTSDIMRARSLLRTCLTLSPRFKPAISALADTYRKTNPEIARKYDDQANSIN
- a CDS encoding LPXTG cell wall anchor domain-containing protein yields the protein MKKSVLVFSMLSLLVIGGLNTANAQEQPAPKKDTVNMDTEAKPTFYYATEDDKASDKKGSGATIAIIAGAVIVVAGAGFFLLKKKK
- a CDS encoding nitrilase family protein codes for the protein MNNLQISTAQFENRSGDKVYNLSRIEKLSAQAADSGSAVIAFHECSVTGYTFARNLSREEMLDLAEFVPDGPSIARLIQIASKYNIIVLAGLFEKDSDDKIYKTYVCVGKEGLIAKYHKLHPFINPYLTPGDSYCVFEISGWKCGILICYDNNIIENVRATSLLGAQIIFMPHVTMCTPSTRPGAGFVDPELWKNRDKDREALRSEFDGPKGREWLMKWLPSRAYDNGIYVVFSNPIGMDDDQLKNGCSMIIDPFGDIVAECRDLGDEYVSAVLTPEKLMLSGGYRYTKARRPDLYKDIIGQPHNPEQKVIWLNPDKK